The nucleotide sequence CTTATTCCTATGCGAGAAAACGCCTCTATAACTCGTAACTTAGCACCCGGATAATAAATATCATGATTGCCTAAACAGGCATAAATTCCCCAACGGCTTTTAAGGTATTTAAGCCTATCAATTAAATCTTCAATCGGATCAGGCAGATAAGTAATATAATCTCCCGTTAAAACAATTAAATCAGGATTTTCTCTGTTACTGGTAGCAATCACTTCGGCAAGTAAATCTTCTGAAAGCCGCTTTCCGTCATAATGAAAATCGGATAAATGAACTAATTTAAGACCAATGAGGGAAGAAGGCAAATCAGCGATCGCAACTGTCAACCGTTCTACCTTTAAAGGTTCAGTTAAAATCCAATAAACCATTTGTACTTTTTTGACTTTCCCCTTCTACGATACCCTAGATCACAATCGACGAATCTTAAATGAGTATGACTATTAAAGTGTTTGTTACAGGGGGAACAGGGTTTATCGGCACTAACTTAGTGCGGCTATTGTTAGAACAAGGATACTCAGTCAAGGCGTTAGTTCGCCCTAACAGTCGTTTAGATAACTTAAAGGGTTTAGAAATAGAACTAATTAAAGGAGATCTCAATAATCCAGACTTATCTAAACAGATGCAAGGATGTAGCGTTTTGTTTCATGTCGCCGCTCATTATTCCCTTTGGCAAAGCGAAGTAGAGAAATTATATCAAAGTAATGTCTTAGGCACTCGTCAGGTTTTAGCCGCAGCGCGAGAGGCGGGTATTGAAAGAACGGTTTATACAAGTTCAGTAGCGGCGATAGGAGTCGGTAAACCCGGCGAAAGCGTCGACGAAACCCATCAAAGTCCTGTAGAAAAATTAGTCGGACACTACAAAAAATCTAAATACTATGCAGAACAAGAAGCGATAAAAGCCTGTCAAAAAGGTCAAGATGTGGTTATCGTTAATCCTAGCACGCCTATCGGCCCTTGGGATATCAAACCCACCCCCACAGGAGACATTATTTTGCGGTTTTTGCGTCGTCAAATGCCGGCTTATGTGGATACAGGGTTAAATTTGATTGATGTGCGGGATGTAGCCTGGGGGCATTTGTTAGCTTTAGAAAAAGGAAAAACCGGAGAACGGTATATTTTAGGTCATCAAAATCTCAGCTTAAAAGAATTGTTGGAAAAACTGGCTCAAATTACCGCTTTAGAAGCGCCTAAAACGACGGTTCCCCTTTGGTTACCTCTGGCTGTTGCTTGGGTAGAAGAACGCATTTTAGCCCCTTTAGGTAAACCGCCTTCTGTTCCTTTAGATGGTGTAAAGATGTCCACTCAACCGATGTATTATGAGGCGGCTAAAGCGGTTAAAGAGTTAGGTTTACCTCAATCTCCCCTTGAAATTGCCCTTAAGGATGCGGTTGAATGGTTTATGAGTCATGGATATATAGCATGAGGCAATAGGCAATATAAAAAATCCCAATAGCTCTACTTTTAACCTGCTGTCTTTTAATAAGCTAAGACGCATTTAAATTTAATATGCTCAAGTTAAGAAATAAACCTCTAACCCCTTCCCCACACCCTACCCCCTACACCCTGTCGCCAAAAACAATTTAAATGCGTGACAGCTTATAACTCGCGGCAGATGATCCTTAAAAATCCTCTAAAAAATAATTCTCATCAGTCAAACTATCAAACTCTCTTATGAGGGTTGTTTTTTAAGAGAAACCTTTTTAGGCTAAATAGATAAAGTCAAAATAGAAAACTCATTTATGGAAACCAAAAAACTTGGCAAAACTGATATAATTATTAGTGCTATTGGGTTAGGAGGAATGCCCCTGTCCTTACAAACTCGTCCTCCTAGACCCCAGTCTATAGAAGTTATTCACAAAGCCCTTGATTTAGGAGTAACTTTAATTGATACGGCTGACTCCTATTGCCAAGATGAATCTGATAAACATCATAATGAAAAATTGATCGCCGAAGCCCTACAAAAATATAAGGGAGATA is from Gloeothece verrucosa PCC 7822 and encodes:
- the hpnA gene encoding hopanoid-associated sugar epimerase, giving the protein MTIKVFVTGGTGFIGTNLVRLLLEQGYSVKALVRPNSRLDNLKGLEIELIKGDLNNPDLSKQMQGCSVLFHVAAHYSLWQSEVEKLYQSNVLGTRQVLAAAREAGIERTVYTSSVAAIGVGKPGESVDETHQSPVEKLVGHYKKSKYYAEQEAIKACQKGQDVVIVNPSTPIGPWDIKPTPTGDIILRFLRRQMPAYVDTGLNLIDVRDVAWGHLLALEKGKTGERYILGHQNLSLKELLEKLAQITALEAPKTTVPLWLPLAVAWVEERILAPLGKPPSVPLDGVKMSTQPMYYEAAKAVKELGLPQSPLEIALKDAVEWFMSHGYIA